In Helianthus annuus cultivar XRQ/B chromosome 9, HanXRQr2.0-SUNRISE, whole genome shotgun sequence, the following are encoded in one genomic region:
- the LOC118482043 gene encoding CBL-interacting protein kinase 2-like: protein MENMGNVLMQKYEVGKMLGQGNFAKVYHGRDVKSNESIAIKVIDKEKVLKVGLIDQTKREISLMGMVKHPNIIQLYEVMATKTKIYFAMEYAKGGELFDKVAKGRLKEDVARKYFQQLICAVDFCHNRGVYHRDLKPENLLLDEYENLKVTDFGLSAHAECTRLDGLLHTTCGTPAYVAPEVIGRRGYDGAKADIWSCGVILFVLLTGKLPFNDSNIMQMYKKISKAEYKCPHSFPPEVRRLLKRILDPNPNTRISMKKIMENSWFKKGLNLNSKQMKDSVNPDFQPLFEPKKPDFSHASKVSSFNAFDIISLSTGFDLSGLFVENDRKEEVKFTSAKPASDIISKMEQIATSLKMEVCTKKDGQLNLKKPSGSQNGPLLIDVEIFEITSSFHLVELKKSSGDAFEYRKLFKQDVKPALQELVWAWHGE from the coding sequence atggaaaatatGGGAAATGTGTTGATGCAAAAGTACGAAGTTGGGAAAATGCTTGGTCAAGGTAATTTTGCTAAAGTTTATCACGGACGGGACGTGAAATCAAACGAAAGTATCGCGATCAAAGTGATTGATAAAGAAAAGGTGTTGAAAGTCGGGCTAATCGATCAAACGAAACGAGAGATATCGCTTATGGGAATGGTTAAACACCCGAATATAATCCAGCTTTACGAAGTTATGGCCACGAAAACCAAAATTTATTTCGCAATGGAGTACGCAAAAGGCGGTGAGCTTTTCGACAAGGTGGCTAAAGGAAGGCTAAAAGAAGACGTTGCTAGAAAGTACTTTCAACAGTTAATATGTGCGGTTGACTTTTGTCATAATCGCGGTGTTTATCATCGCGATTTAAAGCCGGAAAACTTGCTGCTAGACGAGTATGAGAATTTAAAAGTGACGGATTTTGGGTTAAGTGCTCACGCGGAGTGCACTCGCTTAGATGGGTTACTTCACACGACGTGTGGGACCCCTGCCTACGTGGCGCCGGAAGTAATTGGTAGACGAGGTTATGATGGTGCTAAAGCGGACATTTGGTCTTGTGGGGTGATTTTATTCGTTCTTTTGACCGGTAAACTTCCGTTTAACGACTCGAACATTATGCAGATGTATAAAAAGATAAGCAAGGCTGAGTACAAGTGCCCGCATTCATTTCCACCCGAAGTTCGTCGGCTGCTCAAAAGAATTCTCGATCCAAACCCTAATACTCGTATTTCCATGAAAAAGATAATGGAAAATTCGTGGTTTAAGAAAGGATTAAACTTAAACTCTAAGCAGATGAAAGATTCTGTTAATCCTGATTTCCAACCGCTTTTTGAGCCCAAAAAACCCGATTTCAGTCATGCCAGTAAGGTTTCTAGTTTTAATGCTTTTGATATCATCTCTCTATCAACTGGATTCGATTTATCTGGTTTGTTCGTTGAAAATGATCGAAAGGAAGAAGTCAAATTCACTTCCGCAAAACCTGCTTCTGATATCATATCGAAAATGGAACAAATTGCTACAAGTTTGAAGATGGAAGTATGCACGAAAAAGGATGGCCAGCTGAACTTAAAGAAACCGAGTGGAAGTCAAAACGGGCCATTGTTAATTGATGTTGAAATCTTTGAAATTACATCATCCTTTCATTTGGTAGAGTTGAAGAAATCATCTGGTGATGCGTTTGAATATCGGAAGTTGTTTAAACAAGACGTCAAACCAGCTCTCCAAGAACTTGTGTGGGCATGGCATGGTGAGTAA